The window GGTAGATTACTCAAAACTgaaattgaatatttattatgaAGGCTTTTAGGGTctaaaaactttatttattatctAATAAATTCTTCATGCTCTCCTCGACAAACTTCTTCACATAGAACACATCCGTATAGACGCCAGGATAGCGACTACTGGCACATCCGATGCCGAAGGATACAATTCCGCAGACCTCGTTGCCGTAGACCAAAGGTCCTCCGGAGTCAAAAGTGCAGGCATCCTGTTTACCCAGAACCGAGGCGCATAGCATGCTGTTCGTTATATTGGCtacaatattttaataattataacaaTAATGTTGTTGTAACTCCCTATTTTGACTTACATGTAGGTCGATATGTTTGCCGGCATTTCTTTTTGTTGATAATTGGCACTGTAACCGTACGTAGTTCCTTCACCGGCTTCACCTGTTTAGGTTCGGTTAGTCCCCAGCCGGAAACTGTGAGCTTCGTCCCCTCCTTGAGATCCTTTGAGCAAAGCGacactttttttattttcttaccGGTCATCGGTTTTTGGAGTAGCATCACCGCCACATCCATGTTCAAATCATCCACTCGAAAGCTGCCGGATCTGATGTATTTCTTGGCCTTGCGGACCTCGCCCTTGTCGGTCAGTTTGGTGATGCCGCCCTCGGCCTGCCAATTATTCACCTGCTCACGACCAATGAAGCAGTGAGCTGCCGTCAGGACAATAAGGTCGTGGATCAGAGAACCTCCGCATATGAAGTCCTTCTTGTAGCGCAGGGCAATCAAGTATCCGCCCAGTTTCTCTATGGTGGTCATCTCACCTCCCACAACACGAGCATGTACAGTTGCTAGTGGTGCAACTACCTTTGCCAGCTTTCCCAGATCGATGGTCTGGTTTAGATCCTGGCCCAGGACGTCCATCCATTTGAAGCTGATAGCGAGCAGGCAGCAGGCCCAAAGATTTGCCATAGCCCGAGACTCTGCTCTGTCTCGCTTGAAGTATAAACAATCGTGAAATTGAAGTGGAAATAGGCCATTCAAGTGGAACAGAAAACCTTTTCTTTCTTCGTTGAAACAATTTATTAACCCTGTAGGAACTTCTTCATGGTCTTCTCAATAAAGGGAGCCACTTTATACACATCTGTATAGACGCCGGGATACTTGTCACTGGCACATCCGATGCCAAAGGACACAATTCCGCATACCTCGTTCTGGTAAACCAGGGGTCCTCCGGAGTCGTACATGCAggcatcttttttacccaaaacTGAAGCACAGATCATGTTTTCCGTTATGAGAACTATAGAGAAAATAAGGTTTTATTAGTAAAGTGGCATGACGATATGATAGCTGTAATACCACCTctagaaatataaaaattattactcGAAATACTCACCCTTCGGCCGATAGGCTTGTCGGCATTTGTTTCTATCTATCACCGGCACTGCCACGGCTCTAAGAAGATTTTCGGGCTCGGCAGTCCTCGGATAGATTAATCCCCAGCCAGAAACTTGGAGCGTGGTGCCTGTGCTAACGGTGTGAGAACACAGAGGGATGGTGTCGATTCCAATACCCACCATGGGTGCATTCAGCAGCaccaaggccacatccatgTCCATAGTTTTTCTCCGGAACTGGATGGGCCAGGCGAATTTCTTGATGTAGCGCTGAACTCCCGATTCCGTGAGGTTGGAGATCCCGCCCTCGGCCGTCCATTTGGATTTATTGTAACGCCGAATGAAGCAGTGGGCCGCTGTCAGGACAATGCTCTCCTTGATCAAGCTGCCGCCACAGATGAATTCGTCGTCGTAACGCATCGCTATCAAGAATCCACCCAGTTTTTCGTTTGTGATCAGATAGCCGTTGATGACTCGTGGACTTGGACGCTGAGGCGCTATAGTTTTGTTGAGGTCCTCCGCCAGGACATTCGATACAGCCAGCAGGCAACTCAAAGCCCGAAGGCATTGCATTGTGGcaacaaattgaaaaataactTACCAAAACTCTCTGACACAAAACTCAGGAATCCGGAACCGATCCGGCGTAGAGAAGCCAGTTAAGCGAGAAAAATgcaaaactatttaaaatacGAAGTCGGATGGCAATTGAGTTTAATTGCAAGTAATTTAGAAGTATACATATGTCTGtgtatgtttattattttgttgtgCAATTCTGGAGTTAATTTAGCAGCGTCCGCGGACTACGAGAAGCTCAGAGGTCGAATTTCGCGCAGGAGCTCTTGCAAGTAGAACATTTGCTTGGAGTCTCGATTTCGCATATCCGTGGCATTCGGATACATGGAGTTGATCAGTTGGTGCAGGTCCGTATAACTCTAAAAAGGTCTATATATATTGGATCTAATCCCCTTTAGCAAAGCCTTAACTTACCCCGATATTGCGCCAAGTGGACTGATAGGACAGCTTGATGACGTCGACGTTTTCGGTGCAGACTTCAGACACCTCCACGAAGGTCGCTGACTCGGGAGTTACCCTGGCCGTGACCTCGGATGCATCATGCATGTCCTTGGGATTGCGCAGCCGAAGGATTAGGTCACGGTTAGTGGCTAGACGGTTCCAGTCGGAGCGGTAGAACTTCATCAGCTTGCAGTGAATAGACATTATATCGTAGACGTGCAACTCCGCTGCCAAGTGCTTTATGGAGAAATATCCCTGGTCGATGTAGCAACTGGCATCGAGTTCCGCAAACACGTTCAGGTTCATGTCCTGAAAGCGCTGTTTAAAGgtttttaaaatacaaatacgACTTTAAATATGGAATGGACTAATACTTTGCGCAACTCGACGAAATCAACAATCGGTTCAGTGATCTCCAAATACTTAAGCGGATTGGCTACGTACTCCTTTGGAATATCAATCACATATCCTCGAATACCCTTATTACTGATGAAAAAGACCACTCGTACGAACTGGGTGTCCACGGTAAAGATTAGCTCATCAGGACTAATAAAAAGTGTgttaaaagaagaaaaaatagaaatattaaaatgacCTAACGACTTACTTTAATTCATTTTGGTCAAGTTCCCAATTCCGAAAGGGAAAATGAATATATCGCGGATAGGCAAACCCAAAGTCACCCAAGCGATCGGTCTTAACGGTCAAGACTTTAAGTTCATAGTCGAAGTTCGACTCCAGAATATACTCGGTGGTCCAGTGGGTGACCTTTGTTAATTCGACATATTTCTTTGACGTTGGAGCGGCGGAAGGCGTTAATCCGGGAATACGGCTCTTGCGTGCTCCTGTTCCATCGCCGATTTCTGAATCACCCAAATCCGTTTCGGCATCTTTTTCCGATTCTACGCCCACAGTAGTTGAACTAGGAGCGTCCTTATTAGACGCCAAGACAACACTCGTATTCCTGCGACTTCTGGAACCGGCGCGCTCGACTCGAGATGAACTCACTGGAGTATCTGCATGATGAAGTCTTCGGGGTATCTTCACCCCTTGTGGTGCCGTTTGATTAAATATCTTTTTGGCACTCTCTTCATATTTTCCCTTTATGTTCTCGAGGGTAGTCATAAATTGATAAAGTGTCATGTCATCACCTTGACTATGCTGTGAATCTTGTGGTTTCAACTCATTTTCCTCCATATTCATTTCGGGCGTTCGTTCGAATATAGGATATATTCGCTCAGGTTTGGACTGATCCTCGTAATTGAATGTGTAAACGTCGGCAGTCACGTCCTTTTCCACATCGGCCTCTATGACACGACGGCGATAAAGTGGACCTACTGACTTCTTATTCGTTTGCTCGTCTTCTAGAGCCTCGTCTCGAAACTCCTGCGGGAACTTGAACGAGGACAATAATAGAGGTATGCAGTACCGCTGCATTATCTGCATTTCCTTCTTCTTCAGAGGTCCCTGTTGTAGGTAAAAGTTCTTCACCAAATCGGCGGGAACACTTGGGTAGGAAGCACTACGGCGGAGCAAATCTATGGCCGAGGGCCGGTAGATGTTCAAGGAGCTCTCCCGTACAGCCAGCGATCGATGACTTATGGGTTTCCCTCTTGCAGAAAGATCTGCCGAGGCTTGACTCTCCGCTACGCTCTTTGATATTGTGCTCCTCCTTGCGGAAGTAGGATTTTCAGGTTTTCGCggcttttttggtttttttttgtgctttttgtCAACATCCTCGGTGAGTTCCTCCACCTCGGCCTCCGGTCCCTGTACCTCCTCTTCAATGAACTGGCAGACCATCGGTTCGCCCCACCGACATAAATGTAAGGGCATCTTAAAGGTCAGGATAAAGTATGGTAAGTCGTCCTGGTTCAGATGAAGGTCGGGCTCCGTAATCAACGAAAAATCATGGCTCCGTTTCGTACCACTTGGACCAACCTCGTCCTCCAACCCGATGTCTGCCTGGAGTTGTTCGACATGCAAAGTCCGACCCTCCTCGTGCATCGTTATATTGAATTTCTGAAAAGCGGTATGCTTGGGTTTTCGCAGAAAGACCATAGAGTAAATACCTCCCATCATTATATATTGCCGGAGATTTAcctaaaataaatttcaaaaaaatttaatcatAATGTAAATGGGTGATCTACCCACTTCAAATGGCAACAGATTAATGTTGCGGGGATTGAATGTTTCCATAAAAAAATCTTTGCACTCTTGCTCTTCTCTATCAATAAAGATCTTATAAGGATCAGGGACCTTGCCCTCTGGTAACTCCTGCGGCTTCTTTGGCAACTTAGAAGGGGGTTTATTCTCTAATCTCATTTCCTTATTTTCAGCGATCTTTGTCTTTTCAGCTTCAATGACCCtagaaaaaattatcaaatataaaataataatcagACGAAAGATTATAGTTTCAACAGACTCCATAGCATCTTGATAGACTTGCATTTGGTTGGACATTTTTAGCATTAGCTCCtcctgaatgtccacctggGCTGCCCATTCGCTGGCGGCACTGTCCTCGATGTTCATAATTCCACAAATGGGAGTATTGCCCTGGTCGCCGGGGAGCTCGTAGCTCTTGGCCAGATGGGAGTACGGGTCGAAAAAGAAGTGTATACATCTTAGGGTCAGGTTGTCGTGGAGGACGCTCAGAGGCAGCTGCACGGTTACTCCAACACAACCTAAATCGGCGTATAGTAAGGGCAGCCTGagcaaaaatatattgttAAAATAATCTCCTAGGTCCTCCCATCCCAACCCTTACGTCATATAATTGAAACGCACAGGGACGTCCTGCAGACCCCACAATTGGAAGTTAAAGTTCTTGGCTTTGTAGCAGTAATCGGCGAGCATACAGCCTTTGGccctaaaataattaaaattattacatTTCCTGAAAAAAGGACATCTTACGTCATATAGGATTCAGGTGAAGAAATGACCCGGTAGGAGAGTTTGTCGAAGAATGTTACTATTTCCGCATACAGTTCGGCGGGCATCTAAGAAACATAGATTTGATGGGCAATGTTTGAATGGATTTGAGGACCCACCTTAGCCATTTCGAAAACTCGGGTGACCGGCATACTTAAGATGGTATCCTCCTCACGAAGAGTCTGTTGGACGCGTTTGAGGGTCTCTAAAATTCGCAGGATGGTGTCGTCATAGAACTTTCCTATTTCCGGTCGGGTCGTCTCTAAGAGCGTTTCGCGTGTGAAGTCCTGGCGTTCGGGAGCTTGGGACAGGATACTGCGCTCATCCACGGAGAGGACCCAGCTAATGTCGTCTTTCTTGTTCGCCTTCTCTTCAGTACGCAGCTGGAAGAGAAAACTCCGAATGTCACGGGGTTGTTCGGAATCGGGCAAGCCATCGCAGGAGACATAGGTTTTCCATTTTTCGTTCATCAATTGTTGGAACATTAGTTCCGTGCACTCCTCCTTGGCTTCTGAAAAATATAAGCCAGGCCTATTCCCAATTCAAGTGAATAAAGATAGCATTTTTATACCTTTTACTAAATTCGAACTGGTATGGAGGTCCTGCAACCGCTGAACATATTTTAGCGTTCTAGCCATCCACTCTTCCTCCGTGATAACAGCCACCGATAATCTGCTTTCCGAAGTCCTTTTTTTCGAACGCCtaaccattttttatttatatttttagtgtttttaatatttttattaatgttttattattttttaaatatttttttttgtcttttttggGTGTAGTTTTTGTGTGTATACCCCTTGTGTGTTTTTTGACAACTAAGGCATTTTTATAGAAATCACTTTATTAGGTCAGTGTGATCAGTATATGAGTTTAAATGGATACACAAATATTTCGATACTACGAGTAACTTAAGATACGAATCTCACTAAGAAATCGTTTAATATTGACGAAGAGCTTGATTTCCTTGTTTAAATCCTCTGAATGGGGATTCATCGATAAAATGGCGTGATTCAGGTCCGCATAGGTCTAAGGGTTATAACTAGTTAGTAGGTTTATTGgcttaaaatattaagaatGAAACTTACACTAATATTTCGCCACGTTTCCTCGTAGGTGAGTTTCACAACGTCAACGTCATCGGAGCACTTTTCCGTCACCTTGACGAACGTGGCGCCCTCGGGACAGATTCGGACTGTCACATCCGAGAGATCGGAGGTGTCCTTGACGAACTTCATGTTGATTAAGATATCTCGGCGTAGGGCCAGGCGGTTCCAACTGGATCGATAAAATTTCATGATCTTGCAGTAGAGTGCCATCACATTATACGTGTGTTCTTCACAGGCCACGTGTTTAATGGAAAAGTAACCATTGTCTATGTAATAGCTGGCATCGTTCGCGGCAAAAATGTTTAGATTTTTGTCAATGAGTAGCTAAAAAATTTCAAAGAATTATGAATTTGGCATTGTGCAAAATTCATCGAACTCACCTTACGAAACACACGAAAGTCAGAAATGGGCTCCTTGATTTCGAGATACTTGACCGGTTTGGCCGTGTAACCCTTGGATAGATCAGTGACATAGCCACGCACTCCCTGGGCACTGATATAAAAGAAGGTTCGCACATGGAATGTGTCCAATTTCAGCAGGACCTCATTGGGactgaaataaaaagaaacaaattatCCTAAATATTAATGAATAAAACTAGGACGAGCTACTCACTTTTCCTCGTTCGGCTGCAGGACCCAATCGCGAAATGGAAAGTGCTCGTATCGCTTAAAAGAAAATCCAAAGATACCCAAGCGATCGGTTTTGAAGCTAATGGTGTTGTCCTCCATATTTACCTTCATGTCCTTAATGTGCTTAGTCGACCATTGCTGAACTGTTTCTGTAGAAAATTCATATTCatcctcatcatcatcgtAGCCTTGAGGCAACGATAAATTACTAGTATCCCTTGACTTTTTTTTAGAACCACGTGGCTTTTTCGTTTGTAGATTGTCCCTCGATGGTGCTTTAAAGCTCATTTCTGAAGTTCTCATACTGAGCCTTGATGGAACATTTAGCGAAATGACTTTTTTGCCTGCATCTGATTTCCTTGCCAGCTTGGTAGTCTCGCTCGTGACAGACTTTTTTAAGGACTTCCTTTTAAACAAATCATCCAAAATCGGCTGTTCTTCTACAGCACCTTTTTTTACGCTTTTTTTGGCATTAACATCGATCTGACGCAAAATGGCATTGGGTCTGCTCATGTACTGGAGCATAATCGAGTCGAAAGTGGCCACCAGCCCGTTGGCGGTCTTTTTAGTGCCATCGAGCTGATCCACCTCGGATTCATCAAATAGCTCGTTATACTGAGTTTCAAAGTGAGGGAACATTCGTTCAGGATCATCTTGCACTTCGAACTCGAAGTTATCCATCTTAGGGGCCTCCTCCACGGTATCGGCAACATCGAAACGCTTAACCAAGGCATGGGATTTAGCTTGAGATTCAGCGTCCTTGGGGACATCAAGGTAATCCCTGGGCATCTTGAAGGACGATATTATGCGGGGTATGCAGGCATTTTTTAAGTTCATCACTTCCATCTTGCTCAGCCTTTTGTCCAGATGAAAATCCTTTCGTCGAAAAACCCGATCCACCGGCATAGCCATTTTGCTGAACCTCAGTATGGACATCAATGGGGGAGCAAACGCGTTGGCCAACAAGGACATTCTCGAGTTAGAGTTGTTAGTGATATACGAGCAGCGACTTGAAACCCTTTTGAAGTCAAAGAAGCTTAGATGAGCCGTAGATCGTTTTCTTCTCGTTATGTTTTTATGGGTGCTGCTTAGAAATTGACACACCTTGGGAGTGCCCCATCTACAGAGATCCGGGGGCAGCTTCATCGTCACATGGAAGTACGGCAAGTCGCTCTCGTTCAACTTGAATAGGCTGTTCCGTTGATCCGCCCTGACGAACTCAGAAACCCGAAGGCTCATGGATTGGCCCTTGAAATCGGTCCGACACACCACGTCAGCTAAGTTCTTTATCTTTCGTTGATCCTCATGGAGGAGAACACTGAGATTCTGATAGGCTGTCTGTTCCGGACGCCGCACAACCATCAATGAATAGATTCCACCGGCTATGATGTGCGCTCGCATATTAAGCTAAAGAACGATACTTATGAGTTTAGAGCTCTAATAACTAGGAAGTACCTACATCTTTCGGCATTAGGCTAATATGTTTGGGATCGTAGGCTACATCGAGGAAGCTTTTATATTGTTTCTCTTCGCGATGGATGAACTCCTGATAAATGTCGGGTAGCATGCCCGGCGGCACCGGATTCACCAGTTTCGGTATCTTTGGAATAATTATCTTGGACTTCCTTCCGTCCGCATCGGATTTGTCGGCCTTGGCAGCCTGTTCTGTTCTTTCGGCAATTAGGTTCAATGTATCCTGATAGTCCTGATACCTTTGATTCATGGCGTCCAATACTTCCGATTGAATGTCCTGCTGCAGTAACCATTCGCTAATAAGCGACTCCTCCATGTCCTTGATGCCTGCACTGGGCATGTAGTCATTATCGACCACATAATCCGGGGCGCTATGGGCATTCTGCGAGTAATGGTCGAAGCTGGTGTGGACACATCGGATGGTGAGGCAATCGTCTAGGACAGATATTGGCACCTGGACTTCCACACCTGAGCAAGGAAACTCGGCCAACATTACGGGGACCcttatacaaaatttaaaatgatttaaaaacgTCCTAgccatttttttaaaaacctaCGGTAATTGCTCA of the Drosophila ananassae strain 14024-0371.13 chromosome 2R, ASM1763931v2, whole genome shotgun sequence genome contains:
- the LOC6493068 gene encoding uncharacterized protein LOC6493068 isoform X1, with product MVKRKSAESKEVFLSESEQADKQKKYFNRIQDVVTTCTIFKNAVENFKELEVERAIKERWEQYLRCDEIPNPSEPVEVRTFLAKIRHFEEIEANTSRDWTLQVDERSILTQNIYAKNLTREVLRKALSDNPGLYYGVNISNCLETLDQIDIFVNNEEEILALAPQTRQEIFEVYKEVQQEIVSLFDRLAYRILRMQRVYMSSTNGIVGHWGYSCDSWQMDIWGLFNVPILFEQLPVPVMLAEFPCSGVEVQVPISVLDDCLTIRCVHTSFDHYSQNAHSAPDYVVDNDYMPSAGIKDMEESLISEWLLQQDIQSEVLDAMNQRYQDYQDTLNLIAERTEQAAKADKSDADGRKSKIIIPKIPKLVNPVPPGMLPDIYQEFIHREEKQYKSFLDVAYDPKHISLMPKDLNMRAHIIAGGIYSLMVVRRPEQTAYQNLSVLLHEDQRKIKNLADVVCRTDFKGQSMSLRVSEFVRADQRNSLFKLNESDLPYFHVTMKLPPDLCRWGTPKVCQFLSSTHKNITRRKRSTAHLSFFDFKRVSSRCSYITNNSNSRMSLLANAFAPPLMSILRFSKMAMPVDRVFRRKDFHLDKRLSKMEVMNLKNACIPRIISSFKMPRDYLDVPKDAESQAKSHALVKRFDVADTVEEAPKMDNFEFEVQDDPERMFPHFETQYNELFDESEVDQLDGTKKTANGLVATFDSIMLQYMSRPNAILRQIDVNAKKSVKKGAVEEQPILDDLFKRKSLKKSVTSETTKLARKSDAGKKVISLNVPSRLSMRTSEMSFKAPSRDNLQTKKPRGSKKKSRDTSNLSLPQGYDDDEDEYEFSTETVQQWSTKHIKDMKVNMEDNTISFKTDRLGIFGFSFKRYEHFPFRDWVLQPNEENPNEVLLKLDTFHVRTFFYISAQGVRGYVTDLSKGYTAKPVKYLEIKEPISDFRVFRKLLIDKNLNIFAANDASYYIDNGYFSIKHVACEEHTYNVMALYCKIMKFYRSSWNRLALRRDILINMKFVKDTSDLSDVTVRICPEGATFVKVTEKCSDDVDVVKLTYEETWRNISTYADLNHAILSMNPHSEDLNKEIKLFVNIKRFLSEIRILSYS
- the LOC6493068 gene encoding uncharacterized protein LOC6493068 isoform X2, giving the protein MVKRKSAESKEVFLSESEQADKQKKYFNRIQDVVTTCTIFKNAVENFKELEVERAIKERWEQYLRCDEIPNPSEPVEVRTFLAKIRHFEEIEANTSRDWTLQVDERSILTQNIYAKNLTREVLRKALSDNPGLYYGVNISNCLETLDQIDIFVNNEEEILALAPQTRQEIFEVYKEVQQEIVSLFDRLAYRILRMQRVYMSSTNGIVGHWGYSCDSWQMDIWGLFNVPILFEQLPVPVMLAEFPCSGVEVQVPISVLDDCLTIRCVHTSFDHYSQNAHSAPDYVVDNDYMPSAGIKDMEESLISEWLLQQDIQSEVLDAMNQRYQDYQDTLNLIAERTEQAAKADKSDADGRKSKIIIPKIPKLVNPVPPGMLPDIYQEFIHREEKQYKSFLDVAYDPKHISLMPKDLNMRAHIIAGGIYSLMVVRRPEQTAYQNLSVLLHEDQRKIKNLADVVCRTDFKGQSMSLRVSEFVRADQRNSLFKLNESDLPYFHVTMKLPPDLCRWGTPKVCQFLSSTHKNITRRKRSTAHLSFFDFKRVSSRCSYITNNSNSRMSLLANAFAPPLMSILRFSKMAMPVDRVFRRKDFHLDKRLSKMEVMNLKNACIPRIISSFKMPRDYLDVPKDAESQAKSHALVKRFDVADTVEEAPKMDNFEFEVQDDPERMFPHFETQYNELFDESEVDQLDGTKKTANGLVATFDSIMLQYMSRPNAILRQIDVNAKKSVKKGAVEEQPILDDLFKRKSLKKSVTSETTKLARKSDAGKKVISLNVPSRLSMRTSEMSFKAPSRDNLQTKKPRGSKKKSRDTSNLSLPQGYDDDEDEYEFSTETVQQWSTKHIKDMKRYEHFPFRDWVLQPNEENPNEVLLKLDTFHVRTFFYISAQGVRGYVTDLSKGYTAKPVKYLEIKEPISDFRVFRKLLIDKNLNIFAANDASYYIDNGYFSIKHVACEEHTYNVMALYCKIMKFYRSSWNRLALRRDILINMKFVKDTSDLSDVTVRICPEGATFVKVTEKCSDDVDVVKLTYEETWRNISTYADLNHAILSMNPHSEDLNKEIKLFVNIKRFLSEIRILSYS
- the LOC6493069 gene encoding uncharacterized protein LOC6493069; this translates as MVRRSKKRTSESRLSVAVITEEEWMARTLKYVQRLQDLHTSSNLVKEAKEECTELMFQQLMNEKWKTYVSCDGLPDSEQPRDIRSFLFQLRTEEKANKKDDISWVLSVDERSILSQAPERQDFTRETLLETTRPEIGKFYDDTILRILETLKRVQQTLREEDTILSMPVTRVFEMAKMPAELYAEIVTFFDKLSYRVISSPESYMTAKGCMLADYCYKAKNFNFQLWGLQDVPVRFNYMTLPLLYADLGCVGVTVQLPLSVLHDNLTLRCIHFFFDPYSHLAKSYELPGDQGNTPICGIMNIEDSAASEWAAQVDIQEELMLKMSNQMQVYQDAMEVIEAEKTKIAENKEMRLENKPPSKLPKKPQELPEGKVPDPYKIFIDREEQECKDFFMETFNPRNINLLPFEVNLRQYIMMGGIYSMVFLRKPKHTAFQKFNITMHEEGRTLHVEQLQADIGLEDEVGPSGTKRSHDFSLITEPDLHLNQDDLPYFILTFKMPLHLCRWGEPMVCQFIEEEVQGPEAEVEELTEDVDKKHKKKPKKPRKPENPTSARRSTISKSVAESQASADLSARGKPISHRSLAVRESSLNIYRPSAIDLLRRSASYPSVPADLVKNFYLQQGPLKKKEMQIMQRYCIPLLLSSFKFPQEFRDEALEDEQTNKKSVGPLYRRRVIEADVEKDVTADVYTFNYEDQSKPERIYPIFERTPEMNMEENELKPQDSQHSQGDDMTLYQFMTTLENIKGKYEESAKKIFNQTAPQGVKIPRRLHHADTPVSSSRVERAGSRSRRNTSVVLASNKDAPSSTTVGVESEKDAETDLGDSEIGDGTGARKSRIPGLTPSAAPTSKKYVELTKVTHWTTEYILESNFDYELKVLTVKTDRLGDFGFAYPRYIHFPFRNWELDQNELNPDELIFTVDTQFVRVVFFISNKGIRGYVIDIPKEYVANPLKYLEITEPIVDFVELRKRFQDMNLNVFAELDASCYIDQGYFSIKHLAAELHVYDIMSIHCKLMKFYRSDWNRLATNRDLILRLRNPKDMHDASEVTARVTPESATFVEVSEVCTENVDVIKLSYQSTWRNIGSYTDLHQLINSMYPNATDMRNRDSKQMFYLQELLREIRPLSFS
- the LOC6493070 gene encoding seminase; its protein translation is MQCLRALSCLLAVSNVLAEDLNKTIAPQRPSPRVINGYLITNEKLGGFLIAMRYDDEFICGGSLIKESIVLTAAHCFIRRYNKSKWTAEGGISNLTESGVQRYIKKFAWPIQFRRKTMDMDVALVLLNAPMVGIGIDTIPLCSHTVSTGTTLQVSGWGLIYPRTAEPENLLRAVAVPVIDRNKCRQAYRPKVLITENMICASVLGKKDACMYDSGGPLVYQNEVCGIVSFGIGCASDKYPGVYTDVYKVAPFIEKTMKKFLQG
- the LOC6493071 gene encoding seminase, whose amino-acid sequence is MANLWACCLLAISFKWMDVLGQDLNQTIDLGKLAKVVAPLATVHARVVGGEMTTIEKLGGYLIALRYKKDFICGGSLIHDLIVLTAAHCFIGREQVNNWQAEGGITKLTDKGEVRKAKKYIRSGSFRVDDLNMDVAVMLLQKPMTGKKIKKVSLCSKDLKEGTKLTVSGWGLTEPKQVKPVKELRTVTVPIINKKKCRQTYRPTSNITNSMLCASVLGKQDACTFDSGGPLVYGNEVCGIVSFGIGCASSRYPGVYTDVFYVKKFVEESMKNLLDNK